The following are encoded in a window of Candidatus Zixiibacteriota bacterium genomic DNA:
- a CDS encoding IS630 family transposase has product NVKTLVSHIETFIAHYNATTKPFVWTATADSILGKINRLCKAIDGTRH; this is encoded by the coding sequence ACAACGTCAAGACCCTCGTGTCCCACATCGAAACCTTCATTGCTCACTACAATGCCACGACCAAACCCTTTGTCTGGACCGCCACAGCTGATTCCATCCTCGGAAAAATCAACCGACTATGTAAAGCAATTGACGGGACAAGACACTAG